The sequence below is a genomic window from Paenibacillus sp. DCT19.
GTCCCATCCAACATACTTTCACACAAAGATCGCCCGGTATCCGCACAAGCGGACGCCCCGGACGTCACAGCTAACGACATTTTACCACAGATCATCCATATGCAACAAAATAACCAATATGAATCAACGTAAACATCATCGTGTTTGTGTTGAGTCAGATGATCAGTTAAATCTCGTTTCCTTAGCAAAGAAAAAACGCCTGCAATTAGCAGACGTTTGAACTCTTTTCATCCGATGTCATTTTCCTCATTAACGTGTAGCAAATTTACGGCGAGCATAGCGGAGGATAATCCCGTGCTTCGGAGACAACAGCAGCGCGAGTACAAATAAAATACCAGCAACCGCCACCATGCACCCTGCAATGGAAGCATCCAACATGTAAGCCATGATATAGCCTCCAACTGAGGAAGCAGCTCCAACCAGCACGCTGTACAGAATCATTTTGCCAAGTCGATCAGTTAACAGATACGCTGTTGCCGCGGGTACAATCAACATACCTACAACAAGAATGGAGCCTACACTTTCAAATGAAGCCACTGACGTCATGGATACAAGTCCCATGAGCAAGTAATGGAACAACACGACCGGAATTCCGCAGGCTGCCGCCAATGCTGGATCGAAGGCGCATAGCTTGAACTGTTTATAGAACAGCCCAATAACCACCAGGATGACCAATAACGTAATTCCCAGCATCCATACTGCCCTTGGCCCAACATCCGTACCACCAATCATTAGGGTATCCCACTGCACATAGGCAATCTCACCAAACAGGACGCAGTCCAGATCCAAGTCAATATGCTGTGCATTCAGACTGATCAAGATGACCCCTACCGCGAATAGCGCCGTAAATACAATCCCAATGGATGCATCAGAGGATAGCCCCCAGCCTGCAAGCTTTGGATCAGAAACACTGTCAATAGACCAAAGATCGTTGCACCAAGCAGCATCCACAACGAATCTCGGGAACCACTCCATAAGAAAGCAATGGCAATCCCGGGTAGTACAGCGTGGCTAATGGCGTCACCCACTAATGCCATCCGGCGCAAAATTAGAAAACAGCCCAGAATTGCACAAGCTGACGAGACAAGTACTGCCGTTAAAATAATCCAAAAGGTTGCCATTACATCTCACCCCGTTCTTGCTGCCCATTTCGCTGCGCAGAGAGTGTCTGAACGGCGGCATGTTCTTCTCTCAAGTAAGCCGACTTGGCTTGAATGCTTCGTAAGCGCCTAGCCAGTAAGCCCCTGCGCGGAGCAAGCAGCGCTGAACCTGCGAACAGGACAGTTGCTGCTAGCACAGTGACAGGGCCTGTTGGTAAATTCGGAACCATCGTGCTGAACAACGTACCTGTTGCACCACTCATGGCACCAAATATACCTGAGAGTAGCACCATAAGTGCGAGTGAATCCGTCCAGCACCGTGCTGCAGCTGCTGGCGTGACCAGCAGGGCAGCAACGAGAACTACACCTACCGCCTGAATGCCTGCAACGACCGCAATAACGGTCAATAGCAGAATGAGCTGTTCCAGCATAGCAACAGGCAATCCCATGCCTCTTGCGAATCCTGGATCGAAGCTCACCAGCTTGAATTCCTTGAACCACATGAGGCAAGCGATGAGCAGCACGAGACAGACGCCGCCCATGACATACACATCGGTCATAACCATGGAAGCCGCCTGACCAAACAAATACTTGTCGAGTCCGCTCTGGCTTCCACTTGCACTATGCTGAATGCGTGTCAACATCACTACGCCAATGCCGAAGAACACCGTTAACACAATTCCCATTGCAGCATCCTGCTTAATACGTGAATGTCGTGTGATCCACGAAATCCCGAAGGTGGCTACAATGCCAGCAACGAGCGCACCAAACAAGAAGAATCCCACGGATTTGGTCTCGGTTAGCATAAATGCAATACAGATTCCGGGTAACGCTGCATGTGCAAGCGTATCGCCCATAAGGCTCTGACGTCGTAGAAAGGTAAATGAGCCGATGATCCCACTACTGAATCCAAGTAATAAACATCCGAGAAGAATCCAGCGCGTATTCGGGTCAGACAGAATGGAAAGTACCCAGTTCCACATGCATTACACCTGACCTTTCTCCGTCCGGCTTCCAATCATCGCAATCCGGCCTCCGTATGTCTCTTGTAGTGTGTCAGGTACAAATACCTCATGAGTAGGTCCACCTGCTACAAGTCGTCCGTTTAACAACAACACATGGCCAAAATATTCCTCCACCGTTGCCAAATCATGATGCACAACTAGCACGGTTTTGCCTTGTTGCTTCAACTGCTCCAGCAAGGATATAATCGCCTTTTCTGTTGTTGCATCAACCCCGGCAAACGGTTCATCCATGAAATATAGATCCGCATCCTGAACTAATGCGCGTGCTAGAAATACCCGCTGCTGTTGACCGCCGGAGAGCTGGCTGATCTGACGGTACATGTAGTCGCCCATGCCGACCTGCTCTAAACAATGCGCTGCCAGCTCACGTTCCTTTTTGCCTGGGCGACGGAACCACCCCAGATGACCATAACGCCCCATCGTCACCACATCCAGCGCATGGGTAGGAAAATCCCAATCCACCGACTCCCTTTGCGGAACATACCCAATCCGTCTCCGTTGTTCACGATAGGATTGCCCGAAAATACGTACATCGCCATGCATTTTGGGAACCAGCCCGAGCACTGCTTTGATTAGGGTTGATTTGCCTGCTCCATTCGGACCTAATATGCCGATAAGCTGCCCTTCTGGAATATCGAAGGATACTCCGCTTAGAACAGGTTTCTTGTGGTAAGCCACCGCCAAATCTCTCACACTGAGAGGAGATGTTGCAGATTGCTTTTCCTGTTGAGCATGATTGTTCGTCATGCCTTGAAGAGAATTTTTAGAAGATGTTAACTTGTTCATTCACGTTCCACTCCTCTCTTGATGTTTCTTTCATTACTTCGATCACTTCAATGCCCCGACAATGGTCTGAATGTTATGCCGGATCATACCGATATATGTGCCTTCCTCCGTACCTTCAGCTCCCATGGCATCCGAGAACAATTCGCCGCCAATGGTGACCGTATGTCCTTTTTCCGCCGCGCCAGCAATAATGGCTTCCATCGCTTTTGCAGGCACACTCGACTCTACAAACACAGCTTTGATCTGATTCTCTACAAGATAATCACGCAGCTCACTGACATCCTTCGCACCATATTCCGCTGCTGTACTAATTCCTTGCAGTCCCATGACGTTCATGCCGTAAGCCTGCCCGAAGTATCCAAAAGCATCATGGGCGGTGACGAGCACTCGACTTGCCTCTGGAATTTCTTGAATCTGCTGACGAACTTCTTCGTCTAATGCTTGCAGTTTGCCGAGGTATTGTTCCGCTTGTGCTTTATATTTTTCCTCATGCGCTGGATCTGCCTTAATCAGCGTATCTCGAATCGACTCTGTCGCATGAATCCAATGACCAACATCGAACCAGACGTGAGGATCGTATTCTGTACCACCGGTGTCTTTACCAGAACGTAATTCTTCAACAGGAATATTTTCCGTTACAGCTGTGACGATTTTGCTCTTGGACATCTTCTCCAAAATATCTGTCATCTTGCCTTCCAGATGCAGTCCGTTATACAAAATCACACTCGCTTGCTCCAGCTTGCGTATGTCTCCTTGAGACGCTTTGTACAGATGGGGGTCTACGCCGGGTCCCATTAATCCGGTAACGTCAACATATGCTCCGCCTACCTCACGTGCGACATCTGCAATCATTCCTGTCGTAGCTGTTACTTGCACTTTCCCATTACTTCCGGTCTGTGCCTCGCTCGAACAAGCGGTAAGCACCACAATAATTGCCAAAGCCGCAAGCGTCATAAATCCTCGATGAATACTCCTCATCTTCACCAACAACAATTCAAGCAACCCCTTTCCTTCTCCTAAAATATTTGTCCATACCTAATTTTGTTGTACAAGGTATTAAAATTTAATCTAAGCTAATAATGTTTCCCTTGTGCAAATTTTATCCGATGAAAAATAAAAAGGCAAGGGAAAATTTCCCCTGCCTGTCCTAAATCAATCGTGAGCCGTCGATTTAGGCTCATGATCTCGAATGTATTTTACAAAATTAAATATTCCAGAATCTTATTGTTGCTCTGCATTCTTCTTGCCTTTTGGAACACCATTTAGACCATATACTTCGTCGTAAGCATCAAAGATTTTCCGGGCAACTGGAGCGGCACTAACCGAACCAAATCCCCCTTCGGGTACAACGACTGCTACCGCTAGTTTCGGATTATCCCGCGGTGCAAAAGCGATAAACACACCATTTTCCTTCTTATTAGGCCCTGTACCTTGCTCCGAGGTTCCTGTTTTTCGAGCAAAATCATAGGCGAAACCATCAAATGAGCTTACTTTTGTCACCATCCCGCGGTGTACCTCATTCCAATACGCATCCGCAAATTCGACCTCATTTAATACTTTGGGTTGGATCTTCTTGACCACATTACCATCAGCATCACGGATCTCCTTCACCAAATGTGGCTCCATCCGTTTACCTTTGTTGGCAAGCATCGTTGTATATTGTGCAAGCTGAAGGGTTGTGTACTTCGCTTGTTGGCCGAATGATGCAAAAGCCAAACGCGTCAGTCCAGATTCATGTTCCTCCTTGTATTCCAATCGTCCCAAGAACTCACCAGGAAGATCTACACCCGTAGATACGCCAAGGCCAAAATCCTTCATATATTCATCCCACTTATTAATACCTTCTACCGAACCATACTTATTCAGTAGTCGTTTACCTACCATATCAATCATGAAGGCATTCGATGATTTCTCAATTGCTCGCCTCGCCGTAATGTGTCCGTTATATGCGGAATGCGAGTTTTTCACTTGTCTGCCGTCTTTACCTAAGATCGCATAACCCTGATCATGATAGGTCTGTCCAGCTGTAAACAGCCCTTCCTTCAAGCCGATCAGTACACTGAGCGGTTTGATAACCGATCCAAGTAGCACAACGGATTCTGCTTTCTTTCTCGAATCGTCCGGTGGGAAAGAGGCCATCGTTCCGTTACGATACACAAACTTAATTTTGTCATAATCCCAATCGTTTGGATCATAGTCTGGCATGCTCGCCATGGCTACGACATTCCCCGTGTCCACTTCCATCCCTACTGCATAACCGGTAACCGCTTTAGGCAGTCTACGCAGTTCATCGGTGATAGCCTCTTGTGCTGCCAGCTGAACTTCTTTATTAATTGTGGAGACCAGGCTATATCCCTTCTGCGGCGGCGTCTGCTCCATTGCACCCTCCGGCAAATTACGGGCATTGATATCGATCGACTGATAACCACTGCGTCCGCGAAGCTCTTCCTGATATTGAAATTCCAGACCGTCTACCCCAACATTCTCCTGCTGGGTATAGCGAAGCCCAGGGTCACGCTCCGTCGATTCAGCCTCACCAATTTTTTTATACTTTTCTGAGTTTTGCTGTTGTCCCTTGAACTCTCTCGTATATCCAATGGCTTGAACGGCAACACCATCAGGATCATATCTCCGTACGTTCTCCTCCAGTACCATCGCACCTGGGTACTCTGCTTTTTTCTCCATGAAATAAGCAATTTCTTGCGTATTCAGATCCGACTTTACAAGCCTTGGCGTATAGCCATGCGCTTTCTGAGATTCAAGATCCAAGCGTTTAATAATCTCTTCTGCATCCGGTTGCTCCGGATCTCCTGGGTTAAACTGCTGGAACACTCCTGCCAGATCATCAGCTAACTCCCGCGCTTCTTCTTGCCTCGCTCCTCGGCTGTAGTCCTCGTATAACATGACATACAGAGACTGTACAGGAACGGAATATGCCAGCGCCACCTCTCCGGTCGCATCGTATATTGGTCCACGTACGGGTGCAAGTGGAATATCCTTCGTGTTACGGCTCGTTTCCATGTAGGTGAGCTCAGGTCCCTCAACAAATTGCACAAAGGCTAACCGGAAAATCAGTATGCTAAATATGACAAAGGCTGCGAAAAAAAACATATTAAGCCTTGCGCTCGATAGCTTATTAACAGGTGGATCTTCCGTAACAATTTTGCTCTTTTTCCAACGGTTAAACATGTATTTAGCTCTCCGTTCCTAAGTTCATATTCGCTGTTCTTCTATGAGTTTATCAAAGGTAATCCACGATGTCCCCCAAATATTGGTTACATTTTCGTCATAGGTAAATAGATCATTATAAATGGTAATACACCAAATAACTAACAACATGAACCATGCCAAAATAAAAGAGGTTCCCTAGAGGGAACCCCTTATATACTAACTGATACGTTATTGCTGCGTATTCGTTTCATCATTTTGATTTTTCTTCGGAACTCCGTCCAGTCCAAACTCCTCATCATACGCATCGAAGATTGCACGCGCAACAGGTGCCGCACTGCTCGAACCGAAGCCACCTTCAGGAATGACTACGGCTACCGCAAGCTTCGGATTGTTGCGAGGAGCATAAGCAATAAATACCCCGTTATCGACATTTTTACCGCCGACGACCTGTGTAGATGTCCCTGTTTTTCTCGCAAAATCATATGGGAAGCTGCTAAAGGCCGAAACCTCTGTTGCCATACCACGCTGCACTTCATTCCAATATGCATCATTGAAATCTACAGTACTCAACACTTTCGGCTTGATCTTCTCTACAATGTTACCTTCGGAATCCCGGATCTCGCTCACTAATTGAGGCTCCATCCGTTTTCCTTTGTTAGCTAGCATCGTTGTATATTGAGCAAGCTGCATGGCTGTATATTTACCCTGTTGTCCAAAGGAAGCATATACAAGTCGAGTAAGCGAACTTTCGGCATCATTGTTGTAATCCTTAAGACCGGCATATTCGCTCGGTAGGTCAACGCCCGTTTTTACGCCTAGTCCGAATTGTTCCATGTACCCATTCCACACATCAATACCTTTAGCGCCATAACGGCTATATAAGTTTTTACCGATCTCATCAATCATAAATGTGTTAGAGGAGTGACGAATGGCATCACGAGGACGCAACAGACCATACACGTGACCGCCTGAGTTCTGCACTCTACGATTATCTCCACCAAACGTCGTTGAACCTCTGTCCGGGTAGACTGTGTTTGTTGTAATAAATCCCTCTTTCAAACCGATCAGCACACTGAGTGGTTTAATCGTGGAACCGAGCAATACAACGGATTCCGCACGCTTTCTGGAATCATCAGGCGCGAATCCCCGAATCGTACCATTTAGATAGATATACTTAATACTATCGTACTGCTCGTTCGTAATACTTCCGGTTCTCCATACGTTGGTATCGTAATCCGGCATACTGGCGGCAGCAACAACTTTTCCCGTGTCTACTTCCATCGCAACCGCAAAACCTGTTTTTGCATTAGGATGTAATTTACCTGATACTGGATTCCGATGAAGCCAATTGAGCTGATCCATGATCGCCTGCTCTGTCTTCACTTGCACGTTTTTGTTAATGCTGGCAATCAGATCATAGCCCTTCTCAGGAGGGGTCGTCCCCGCTACACCTTCTGGCAAATTCCGCAAGTCTACGTCCACCGAGTTATATCCGCTCTTACCACGCAGAGCGTCCTGGTACTGAAACTCCAATCCATCGAAGCCGACAAACTCATTCTCTGTGTATACAAGACCTGGATCCTTCTGTGTTTTATTCGCCTCGTCAATCGCTTGATATTTGTCGAGGGATTTGGAACTTTTGAATTTCTTCAAATAACCAATGGTCTGAACAGCTACGGTATCTGGGTCATAGTACCGTACACTTTCCTCCACAATCTGGATACCCTTGAACTCATCCTTATGCTGGAGAAAATAAGCGACTTCCTCTTCGGACAGATCACTCTTAATCAGACGTGGCATGAAACCATTGGCTTTGCGCGAATTCAAATCCATCTCTTCGATGATATTTTCCACGGTAAGTGATTCAGAGTCTTTTAATTTGTATTTCTCAAACACATCATGAAGCCGAGTAGCGATATCTTCCGCTTCTGGCATATACGGACTAGGTTTTCCACCTACATCGCCATAGTTTTTATACAGCGTCAGGTAAAGGGACTGAATGGGCTTGGAATAAGCCAGCTTCACCTCACCTGTGGAATCGTAGATCGTACCTCTCACCGGAGCAAGCGGAACATCCTTCGTAATGTTGCTGGCTTCTTCTTGACTGAGCTCTGGCCCCTCAACAAATTGCAAAAACGCCAAACGTACAATAATTACGCTAAAAATAACAAAGGAAACGAAGAAAAATACGTTAATACGATAACTAAAACGCCGTTTATCCGTAAATTCATCCTTCTCTTTTGAATGATTGTTCATTCATCCTACCTCTTTCATGACTTGGTGCATACCGCTTAATATTCATTCACGGCATGATAACATGGCAACGTCGTCATATCCGGACCCATGCCCGGTGTATTGTTATGTTGTCTGATCTTTCAGATGGGTATCGGCAAAATTCGGAGGATTGAACCAGTCGCCACTCACTGCCCATGTCGGGTCCAGTGGAATCCAGCTCTGGGAATCACTCAAAAAAATCTCGTTCCATGCATGCGGGCCATAACCGCCCTGCCCATTGTAGCCGAGACCTGTTACAACCTTAACCTCAAGCCCTTGTGATCGAGCCATCACCGCATATAAGCGGGCATAGTCGATGCACACACCCATACGCGTATCAAATGTATTTTGCGGCGTTTGCTCATGCCAAATGCCTTTCTGTTCATAATCGTCTACTTTGCCGTAATCATACTCAATTCGTGAACCTACCCAATCATAGAGCGC
It includes:
- a CDS encoding metal ABC transporter permease codes for the protein MWNWVLSILSDPNTRWILLGCLLLGFSSGIIGSFTFLRRQSLMGDTLAHAALPGICIAFMLTETKSVGFFLFGALVAGIVATFGISWITRHSRIKQDAAMGIVLTVFFGIGVVMLTRIQHSASGSQSGLDKYLFGQAASMVMTDVYVMGGVCLVLLIACLMWFKEFKLVSFDPGFARGMGLPVAMLEQLILLLTVIAVVAGIQAVGVVLVAALLVTPAAAARCWTDSLALMVLLSGIFGAMSGATGTLFSTMVPNLPTGPVTVLAATVLFAGSALLAPRRGLLARRLRSIQAKSAYLREEHAAVQTLSAQRNGQQERGEM
- a CDS encoding metal ABC transporter ATP-binding protein → MTNNHAQQEKQSATSPLSVRDLAVAYHKKPVLSGVSFDIPEGQLIGILGPNGAGKSTLIKAVLGLVPKMHGDVRIFGQSYREQRRRIGYVPQRESVDWDFPTHALDVVTMGRYGHLGWFRRPGKKERELAAHCLEQVGMGDYMYRQISQLSGGQQQRVFLARALVQDADLYFMDEPFAGVDATTEKAIISLLEQLKQQGKTVLVVHHDLATVEEYFGHVLLLNGRLVAGGPTHEVFVPDTLQETYGGRIAMIGSRTEKGQV
- a CDS encoding metal ABC transporter solute-binding protein, Zn/Mn family — encoded protein: MTLAALAIIVVLTACSSEAQTGSNGKVQVTATTGMIADVAREVGGAYVDVTGLMGPGVDPHLYKASQGDIRKLEQASVILYNGLHLEGKMTDILEKMSKSKIVTAVTENIPVEELRSGKDTGGTEYDPHVWFDVGHWIHATESIRDTLIKADPAHEEKYKAQAEQYLGKLQALDEEVRQQIQEIPEASRVLVTAHDAFGYFGQAYGMNVMGLQGISTAAEYGAKDVSELRDYLVENQIKAVFVESSVPAKAMEAIIAGAAEKGHTVTIGGELFSDAMGAEGTEEGTYIGMIRHNIQTIVGALK
- a CDS encoding penicillin-binding protein 2; protein product: MFNRWKKSKIVTEDPPVNKLSSARLNMFFFAAFVIFSILIFRLAFVQFVEGPELTYMETSRNTKDIPLAPVRGPIYDATGEVALAYSVPVQSLYVMLYEDYSRGARQEEARELADDLAGVFQQFNPGDPEQPDAEEIIKRLDLESQKAHGYTPRLVKSDLNTQEIAYFMEKKAEYPGAMVLEENVRRYDPDGVAVQAIGYTREFKGQQQNSEKYKKIGEAESTERDPGLRYTQQENVGVDGLEFQYQEELRGRSGYQSIDINARNLPEGAMEQTPPQKGYSLVSTINKEVQLAAQEAITDELRRLPKAVTGYAVGMEVDTGNVVAMASMPDYDPNDWDYDKIKFVYRNGTMASFPPDDSRKKAESVVLLGSVIKPLSVLIGLKEGLFTAGQTYHDQGYAILGKDGRQVKNSHSAYNGHITARRAIEKSSNAFMIDMVGKRLLNKYGSVEGINKWDEYMKDFGLGVSTGVDLPGEFLGRLEYKEEHESGLTRLAFASFGQQAKYTTLQLAQYTTMLANKGKRMEPHLVKEIRDADGNVVKKIQPKVLNEVEFADAYWNEVHRGMVTKVSSFDGFAYDFARKTGTSEQGTGPNKKENGVFIAFAPRDNPKLAVAVVVPEGGFGSVSAAPVARKIFDAYDEVYGLNGVPKGKKNAEQQ
- a CDS encoding penicillin-binding protein 2; translation: MNNHSKEKDEFTDKRRFSYRINVFFFVSFVIFSVIIVRLAFLQFVEGPELSQEEASNITKDVPLAPVRGTIYDSTGEVKLAYSKPIQSLYLTLYKNYGDVGGKPSPYMPEAEDIATRLHDVFEKYKLKDSESLTVENIIEEMDLNSRKANGFMPRLIKSDLSEEEVAYFLQHKDEFKGIQIVEESVRYYDPDTVAVQTIGYLKKFKSSKSLDKYQAIDEANKTQKDPGLVYTENEFVGFDGLEFQYQDALRGKSGYNSVDVDLRNLPEGVAGTTPPEKGYDLIASINKNVQVKTEQAIMDQLNWLHRNPVSGKLHPNAKTGFAVAMEVDTGKVVAAASMPDYDTNVWRTGSITNEQYDSIKYIYLNGTIRGFAPDDSRKRAESVVLLGSTIKPLSVLIGLKEGFITTNTVYPDRGSTTFGGDNRRVQNSGGHVYGLLRPRDAIRHSSNTFMIDEIGKNLYSRYGAKGIDVWNGYMEQFGLGVKTGVDLPSEYAGLKDYNNDAESSLTRLVYASFGQQGKYTAMQLAQYTTMLANKGKRMEPQLVSEIRDSEGNIVEKIKPKVLSTVDFNDAYWNEVQRGMATEVSAFSSFPYDFARKTGTSTQVVGGKNVDNGVFIAYAPRNNPKLAVAVVIPEGGFGSSSAAPVARAIFDAYDEEFGLDGVPKKNQNDETNTQQ